CTCTCTGGTATATCTACAACACTTTGCTTTACAGAACCAGCTTTCTAGTTTTTTCCAACAAGTTTTTATTTGTCCTTTTTGCTCTCCGACCCCTCCATCGCTGGCTGATCTCCATCAGCATGCTCTTGTGGGAGAGACCCCAGCTCCTCTATCTTCTCGTTGCGCCCTTTGCCAAGCTTTTTACATTTCTCCAGTATTTCATTCAAGTTGAACTCGCGGATGATGTTCTCCTGCAGAAatgtagggttagggttagtatAAGAAGTggagtatgagtatgaatatgattAGTGGACAATATGAGCACAATTTCTTCTGATTTTTCTTCCTTGTTGCCTTTCTTCACTCCTTACCCCTTTGTTCTAAATACATGAGCAAAGGATGGACGGAAAGGAAAATTGGACAGGAGGAAAGCCGTAGTCTGAAACATTACTCTTATTGGTGTGTTGCATGGGGATGAAGGTCAGTAAAATaggactgagtacatgtgtgtgaataaaagggagggaagtggaatagtaagattacagggtgaagaacGTACAGGAGTTTTAAGTATTTGGgctcaacagtccagagtaatggagagtgtgggaaagaggtaaagaagtgagtgcaggcaggttggaatgggtggagaaaggcgtcggagttctgtgtgatagagaaatatcggcgagaatcaaggagaaggtgtacaagacaagtggtgagaccagccatgctgtatggtttagagacagtgccactgaggaagagacaggagtcagagctgaagatgttgaggttctctttgggagtgacacggttggacaggattaggaacgagtacatcagagggacggcttatgttgtatgtttggggggacagagttagggaggacagattaagatggtttggacatgttcagaggagggagtgagtatattggtaggagaatgttggacatggagctgccaggcaggagacaaagaggaggtatatggatggaatcaatgaggatatgaagctagtgggtgcaagtgttgaggatgcagaagacagggataggtggagagagatgattcactgtggtgacccctgaagggaaaagccgaaagaagaagaagaggtgtgTTGCATGGGGCAGAATGAATATTTTTGTATAGACAACATGGTGTTAATTGTTTGGTAATGCCAGATCCTGTACGTTTAAATGGACTTTTATCCcaagattttatttgtactCTCTTCTTCTTGGGCATCAACAACAGAAAGCAGACTTCTGTATGGGAAGCACCTGTGTTCTAGAAACCTTCTTCTGTTCGATTCCTCTGAGCACATTTACTTAAGTGATATGTCCTTGAAGATTTAGACTTCACCCAATTTCTAGGTCACAAACGGAAGTACTGACTCCAGAGGTATGTATGGAATGGTTTCTAATTCCTCTTCAATCCCATCCCAAATCAATCCTAACCAACCAACCCTGCTTGCTCCCAAAGCACCCTGACCAATCCTACCAACTCCTGAAGCAATTCTGACCCATCAGGCTTGCTTTTCATGTAATTCTGAGCCTGCGTCTGCAAAAAATATGACCCCCTGCAGTTATTATTTAATGCTCCTTTTACCTCAGTGAAGCTCCAGCTCACAGCTCTTCCCTTCTTGTCCACTTGGGGACGCCGAACAAATTCACGGCCGccctgcagcagcagcagagaggGCAGTTGCTTGGAGAGTGGTGAGAGACTTACTTTATACCTGAGCACAGAAAGTTTTATTATGTAGTTATATATCtataaatacaccgatcaggcataacattatgaccacctgcctaatattgtggtgttgctgccaaaacagccctgtctcatcgaggcatggacttccCTGAAGGTCTGCTGTGGTAtctagcaccaagatgttagcagcagatcctttaagtcctgtaagttgtgaggtggggcctccatggaggacacttttgatagatactgaccactgcagaccgggaacaccccacaagaactgcagttttggagatgctctgatccagtcgtctagccatcacaatttggcccttcgtcaaactcgctcaaatccttacgcttgcccattttcctgcttctaacacatcaactttgaggacaaaatgttcacttgctgcctaatatctcccacccactaacaggtgccatgatgaggagatcatcagtgttattcacttcacctctcactgctcataatgttatgcctgataggtgtaGATGTAGTTATTGACTCCTTATTAAAGTTCTAGAGAAAGTCCAGATGTTTCACCTCTCAGCAGCAGCTGCATATTGTCCTATGTCTATTTTTCCGAATTTGAGTCCCGCACAGTTATACCTGCAAGATAGCAAGAGGAACCGATGTTACATGTAATATCTCATCTTTAGAGACATCCGTTTAAATCTATATTAGTCGTCGTTTCTCTGTATCGATGGTGTCTTGAATATTGGCCTTACTTCAGCGAGAGGTCAGCAAATACAGGCGCAAAACACTGACAATCTGAAGACCAGTTGGCATAAAACTCGACAAGCCACGTTACTCGACCGTCCCTCTCCATTTCCTCCTAATGACAGGAAAAACAATAATTTCAgacaatgaaaatgaaacacGCCTACAATACGGATTTGAATGAACTATGGTGGTCCTTCATCCTGTACTCACATCGATGGTTTTGTCATTGAAGTACGTGATGTGTTCCGGACCCATGTAGATGGGAGGCTTACATGTGATCAGGAACACTGTAGATTAAGGGGATTCATTcagattaataatataaatcagTGCTTTTAGGCAGTACACAAATATCACTCCTAACTTGCATTTATAAAGcatttctttcttgtttctAAGTGCATGACTGATATAGTGTACAGCACATGTAGTACATAGAGTACATAGTGTATGTGGACACTTGACTATTGCACCCATATTTAGGAAACAAGTATATAAAAtgtcttatatatataaaaagctgGAGCATCAACCTGTTCTAGCATGACAGTGCTCCTTTGCATAAAGCAAACTCCATGAAGACATAggatggagtggaagaactcctGTCctgccctgactctgactcaacctcaagtcaagaagcttttatcaTCCTTTCAACCATAtacagctgatgcagtacacagtgaaatgaaagaaatgaacattgctccaggaccctggtgctacataaaacaacatagggggcagtggtggctcaagtggttaaggctctgggttgttgatgggaggatcggggttcaagccccagcaccaccaagctccactgaggaaggcccttaaccctctctgctccaggggtgctgtatcatagctgctctgaccccaattttCTCAGCTGGGATaggcgaagaaaagaattccactgtgtgtgtatggcgaTAATGAAGgattcatgccctcagttcttcttctagAGCTACCAAACGGTACagtacagatacacagaaacatggataaACCCCAGACCTTCTCACTCTTCCAACaccagtgtctgacctcactacTGCTCCTGTAGCTGAATTCTCTCAACCATGCTCCAAACTCCAGTgtacagaagagtggaggttgtTACAGCAGAGTTTAATCTGAACTAACATGTtttaaaaagcacatatgggtgtgacggtcaggtgtccacaaactcaTTGCCCTATAGTGTGCCCTATATGACACCTGCTGCTCATAAGGTGTtgatctataatatataatgcatagtatagtgtttattacCGACACACAGTGTGACATAGAGGAGGCCGAATCTCAGGTCCACTCTGAAGAACAACACCACATTTGCCACCTTACTGAAGAGGAAAATATTTCCTAAATGCTGCTCCAGAGTTActgaaaacacagagagagagagagacctgagGATATCATCCAGCATACAGACAATGCACAGTAAATATATCAGTGCTCCTAATACCACAGCGCTGgtgttctcaaatctgattggtcagatagCGTTGATTAATTCTCCATAAGGGGCTGTTCTGACTGTAGTGATGACTGTATTCGAAATCACAGGTTTGTAcgaatacactctacactatattgccaaaagttttgggacacccctccatatctgaattcaggggttgggctcggccccttagttccagtcaaaggaactcttaatgcttcagcttaccaagacattttggacaattttatgcacCAACTTTGTGGTTCCAAACttccttttccaacatgactgcacaccagtgcacaaagcaaggtccagacatggatgagtgagtttggtgtggaggaacttcacagagtcctgacctcaacctgatagaacacctttgggatgaattagagcggagactgtgacccagaccttcttgtccaacatcagtgcctgacctcacaaatgtgcttctagaggaatggtcaaaaattcccataaacacactcctaaaccttgtggaaagccttcccagaaaatttcaagctgttatagctgcaaagggcgggacaactccatattacattcacgtgcatgtaaaggcagacgtcccaaaacttttggcaatatagtgtgtgatgtgtcgtTTGTTAATACAACACATACtcttatatgaaaataatcaacttttgGTACTAACCTTAACTCTGCTTCGGGTTCAGATGTATCACATCACCTCCAAGAAGAGCttgatgtgttttattctctAATTAGTTCCTTATTAGGATGTAGTTacagaatttatatttatatttgtcacatttacattgATATATGTTACATGTCAGCATATCTGTTAACATTTTTGGAATGTGGCATAAGTATAAACTGTCACTGACTAGAAAATGCCTGTCAGCATATTACTGTTCTACTTAacatgtgtgcagtgtgtttgtgtgtaacagGAAAAGCCAGAGATAAACATCACTCACTCGCTCTGCGGTTCTTCATCATAACAATCGCAGTGAGGAACATGAGGATCTCCAGCTCCCTCTGTAACacatttcagaataaaaatatgaTCCAAGTTTATGATAAACAGCTTCAGCTTTCATGCTAACttctcacacacaacatacactatattgccaaaggttttgggactcccctccaaatcattgaattcaggggttgggctcggccccttagttccagtgaaaggaactcttaatgcttcagcctcataccaagacattttggtcaatttcatgctcccaactttaatCCATATAGAcaaggatgagtgagtttggtgtggaggaacttcacagagtcctgacctcaacctgatagaacaacctttgggatgaattagaacagagactgcgagccaggccaaaactgggacgtctgcctttacatgcacatgaatgtaatatggactttgtagctataacagcttgcagcttcaactcttctgggaaagcttttccatgtttatgggaatttcttgaccattcctctagaagcacatttgtgaggtcagacactgatgagaaggtctggctcacagtctccgctctaattcatcctagaggtgttctatcaggttgaggtcaggactctgtgaagttcctccacaccaaactcactcatccatgtctttatggacgttgctttgtgcactggtgtacagtcatgttggaacaggaaggggtcatccccaaaactattcccacaaagcatgaaattgtccaaaatgtcttggtatgaagctgaagcattaagagttcctttcactggaactaaggggccgagcccaacccctgaaaaacaacacctgaattcaatgatttggaggggtgtcccaaagcttttgccaatatagtgtatcatagcTTACCAAATAAACAAGCTGAATCTTTACTGTAACTGAGTTCAGTATATTATCAGTATACCTGAACATCTTCCCTTATGTTTAAATGATTTCATCAGTATGGCACAAAACTTCTAACTTCTCACTGAAATTTCAGCACCAACAAACTAAATATATAATAGCACCAGAATTACTAAGAATGTCACAAtctaaacatatttaatgtgtgtttcagagtggaCTTTTCCTTTaactattattaaaaacataacTCTGTTTAACTGAATAAGAGGATCAGTTACTGTACAGTGTATGATGGGAAAGGGAAGATAGAGTTTTAGTAAACGGTTGTGGTGAAGCATGTTGAACTAACCCAGTCAAAGTTGCAGGAGTCTCCGTCTTCTCTCTGAGAGGGTAAGTGGTCACACACACCCGGACATTTCCGCACAGCAAGGAAGGCAATTGACAGAAGAAAGGACAGAAAATAATATGGCTTTAAGAGCCACTTATAAATCTGTGGCAGGTGGAAGAAAAATGCGAAGAGCCCAGTGATCAATCCCATTTTCACGCAAGTGTGTGAAGAGAGAAGACACGTGCAGGCAATGAGGTAGAagacagaagagggaggagtGGGCAGAAATAGGACagcaacaggtgtgtgtgtgtgtgtgtgtgatttttatatCTTGGTGGGTACCATATGTCCCCACAAGGACAGAAACATCTGGCAAACTTATGAAGACATTTGGTTGGTAAGGACTGCAagacgtctgtgtgtgtgtttgtgtgtgactttTATATCTTGGTGGGTCCCCACAAGGACAGAAACATGTGACAAACTTGTGAAGACATTTGGTTGGTAAGGCCTGtaatacaagtgtgtgtgtgtgtgtgtgtgtgtgtgttagatggtaGCAAAGATATGTAGCATCTtcctgatgtaaaaaaaaaaagggttctcTGGTACAAACAGCTGTTGCTCATCTGTTTTAGTTACCATATAGATATCAGAAAAATTTACATGcaggaaaatataaaaaaatttttgCATGAGGTattaaaacataatataaaacataataagCTAATAATTAATGACGTTTCTTAAAgtgtgattatttattaatgagctTTTCGGAGAAATATCTATTATGCACTACAGTTTCAGAAGAAATTTATATATAGGTACAATTTAATGCTTAGAAAGTAAAACGCGATTCGAAAAAGACGGCATGATCTAATGCAGCCTCCGTAGTTGATATGGTACTCTTGGCGGGTAGATCAGAACGTCAACAttgagaggaggagaaaaaatggCGGACGTCGCTGACTGCCGGTCAGTCGAGCCCAGTTTAACAGACTCTGGTCAAACAAGTGAAAACGCGAGCTCGAATATGTCAGGACAGAC
This genomic stretch from Hemibagrus wyckioides isolate EC202008001 linkage group LG08, SWU_Hwy_1.0, whole genome shotgun sequence harbors:
- the tmx2a gene encoding thioredoxin-related transmembrane protein 2-A, translated to MGLITGLFAFFFHLPQIYKWLLKPYYFLSFLLSIAFLAVRKCPGVCDHLPSQREDGDSCNFDWRELEILMFLTAIVMMKNRRAITLEQHLGNIFLFSKVANVVLFFRVDLRFGLLYVTLCVVFLITCKPPIYMGPEHITYFNDKTIDEEMERDGRVTWLVEFYANWSSDCQCFAPVFADLSLKYNCAGLKFGKIDIGQYAAAAERYKVSLSPLSKQLPSLLLLQGGREFVRRPQVDKKGRAVSWSFTEENIIREFNLNEILEKCKKLGKGRNEKIEELGSLPQEHADGDQPAMEGSESKKDK